gatagatagatagatagatagatagatagatagatagatagatagatagatagatagatagatagatagatagatagatagatagatagatagatagcaatCATTGCTATCCAGATTGTCTTCATAGATACTTTTGCTTATTGACTGTTATGAAAGAAACACTACTGCTATTGAAAAGGTTTAAGGAGGAATACGTGGGTCACTGTACTGCATAAATATAATGGCAGAAAACATTTACACAGTAACGATATTATGTAGCACTGATCAGGAGTAGGCCTCGTAATGTTCCCTATAATTTAGGCTACACAAATATTCTAGTATAAGTCAATCACATCTTCTTAAATATACTTATGTACAAGCTGCAGAATTAATGTCATTTATGTGTGGTGACTcgtaatttaatatttaattcacAACCGTATGTAAAAGGATCTCGTGTGCAGGCGTATACATGTACACAGACTGCTTTTGTAAAATTACAGGACATAACAAGCGGGATTACATTTTGTAAAGTGTGCTCACTAGTTAATTATGCTACTGTGAAATAGAATCTGTAAGTTATTTTAGAATACATTTCGATTAGTTATATACATAAACTCATGGAAGTATAAGGATTTCTCTTTAGTTGGATGtgtgtggctcttaaaagagccgttGTTGTTAGTTTGGTTGAAGCCGGTTCCGGGTGTTTATTTCTTGGCGGGCTTCTCGGTCTTCTTGGGCAGCAGGACGGCCTGGATGTTGGGCAGCACGCCGCCCTGAGCGATGGTCACTCCGCCCAGCAGCTTGTTTAGCTCTTCGTCGTTGCGGACGGCCAGCTGCAGATGGCGGGGGATGATCCGAGTCTTCTTGTTGTCGCGGGCAGCGTTTCCAGCCAGCTCCAGAATTTCAGCGGTCAGGTACTCCAGCACGGCCGCCAGGTACACCGGAGCTCCGGCACCGACCCGCTGAGCGTAGTTTCCTTTGCGGAGCAGCCTGTGGACACGGCCGACGGGGAACTGGAGCCCGGCACGAGAGGAGCGGGTCTTGGCCTTCGCTCTGGCTTTGCCTCCGGTTTTTCCTCTACCAGACATTTTTCGCGTTTTTCTGTCGTTGAGTTCGAGAGAAAAGTACTAACATGGTGTCGAAAGCAGCCTTATATACACCTAGCTTCTTCCTGATTGGCCAGACCGACCGTAACTGTGATCGTCCAATCAGAAAAGAGACCAGTCAAGACAACGCTGAAGACGATGGAATTTATCCCATATTGTT
This genomic interval from Perca flavescens isolate YP-PL-M2 chromosome 13, PFLA_1.0, whole genome shotgun sequence contains the following:
- the LOC114566446 gene encoding histone H2A, with protein sequence MSGRGKTGGKARAKAKTRSSRAGLQFPVGRVHRLLRKGNYAQRVGAGAPVYLAAVLEYLTAEILELAGNAARDNKKTRIIPRHLQLAVRNDEELNKLLGGVTIAQGGVLPNIQAVLLPKKTEKPAKK